The genomic interval GCTCTAATTTTTAACGAAGAGTTGGGAGTATTTGGTGAAATAAATTCTTTAGATTTCGAGATATAAAGAGATTCAGAACGATTTTTCATCAATTTGATAATATAGCGATTGATAAAACTATCAGTCATTAGCTCTTTTTCTGTCTTTTCTATAAAATCTGTATCATATTGGGTCAGTGTTGCTAAAAGACCGTTTTGAACACGTTCAATTTCTTTTTTAGCTGCAACTTCATCAATGATTGCCACAAAATCATTATTTGCAAGGATGAATTCTTTTTTCCCTATTTTTAAACTACCAATATTCAATAATAGGGGGCTTTCTATGGAGATATTCGAAGGAGTATTTGTGGTGTCGATGGGGACATCGAAATCTGTATAGGTTCCTAGCTTAAAGATTGGTGAAAGCCATCTTAAAATATCACTAGCAACCCCTAAATTTCCTCCTGAATTTAAATTGGAAATTTCTTCATTATAAAAGCCAAATAATTTTTTTTCATTTTCAAGTTCAAGTTTGTCATTTATCATATGCGCATCAATCAGATTAATAGTGTTTTCTTTACTAAACTCATAAAGTGATTGCACTGCTGCGCGTGTTAATAATGTGGAGTCATAGACTAAGTGAACTGTATCATGAGGATTTTTCTCACGCATTTCAAGAAGACGAATTTGGTTTTCCAAATTCATAAATACGTTTGGATCATTACTTAGCCAGATTTTAACATGTAATCTTGGGTTATATTGATACATTTTTTATTCTTTATTTTGAGTTCAATAAGTAACTGGAAGAGTCACCAGGAATAAAATTATCAATGGCTCTTGATTAAAGCTTAGCACAATCTAAAAAAAATGATTTTTAAGTAAATTTAATTGATGATCCTCCTCTAATATGTTATAAATGTCGCGCTTTAAATACACACACGTCTCGTCACATATGATAGGGTCCCTTTGTGGGTTTCGTATGGGAGATGTGGAGGAATAACCCTGGAGATTGATTATGAATATAAGCATGCGTGAATTGCTAGAAGCAGGAGCTCATTTTGGACACAGAACTCGGTTTTGGAATCCTGAAATGGGTGAATATATATTTGGTTCTCGAAACAAGATACATATTATTAATCTTGAAAAAACCATGGTGATGCTCAACGACGTAGTAAACTATGTTGGACGATTAGCATCGAACAAAGCAAAAATTCTTTTTGTAGGCACAAAAAGAGCCGCTCAAGAAAGCATTCGTGAACATGCGAAACGCTGTGGTATGCCTTATGTTGATCATCGTTGGTTAGGTGGTATGTTAACTAACTATAAAACGGTACGTCAGTCCATCTTTCGTTTAAAAGAGTTAAAAGAAATGAAAGAAAAAGGATTGTTTAATGACATGATTAAAAAAGAAGCATTAATGCTGACGCGTGAACTAGAAAAATTAGAGCGTGGTTTGGGCGGTATTGAGAACATGGGTGGTTTGCCTGATGCTCTTTTTGTTGTTGATGTTGGATTCGAGCATATTGCTGTTGAGGAAGCTCATCGGTTAAGAATTCCTGTTATTGGTATTGTTGATACGAATAATAGTCCTAAAAATATCGATTATATTATTCCTGGTAATGATGACTCTATGCGAGCTGTAGATATATATGTTCGTTGTGTTGCTGATGCGATTTTAGATGCCAAAGGCAGTAACACCGTAGGTGTGGGTTCATCGAATGCTGAGTTTGTTGAAGTAGTTGAACAAGCTAGTGATGCAAAAAAAGCAGGCGAATAATTAAATTTAAAATATAGGGGGGCTAGGGGTATAAACCCTTGATTTGCCCCCTTTTTGCTATACGGAGAAATGAAAAATGTCAATTAGTGCAAGTTTAGTCATGGAATTACGTGCGCGTACTGGTGCAGGCATGATGGAATGCAAAAAATTTCTAATAGCAACCAATGGCGATATTGAGGCAGCAATCACTGAAATGCGCAAAGCAGGTCAGGCAAAGGCGGATAAAAAAGCGGATCGAGTTGCGGCTGAAGGTGTTGTGATTATTGCTCGTTCTGCTGATGGACGTACTGCTGTAATGTTAGAAATTAATAGTGAGACTGATTTTGTCGCTCGTGATGAAAACTTTACTAACTTTGCTAATACTGTTGCAGAAGTAGCATTAAATAGTTCAGTCAGTACTGTTGAGGAATTATCTGTTCTTCCCTTTACTTCCAGCACTTCTGTGGAACAGGCGCGCCAGGAATTAGTAGCAAAAATTGGTGAAAATATTAAGCTACGACGCTTAGAGCGTATGAGTTGTGATAATGGTGTTATCGGTTGTTATTTGCATGGCTCACGAATTGGCGTTATGGCAGCTCTAAAAAGCAATAATGAAGAGCTGGCTAAAGATATCGCAATGCATATTGCTGCAAGTAAGCCAATTGTAGTAAGCAGAGAACAAGTGTCTGCTGAAGCGATTGAAAATGAGCGCGAGATTTTTACAGCTCAAGCAAAAGAAAGTGGAAAACCTCAAGATATTATCGATAAAATGATCGAGGGCCGCATCAATAAATTTATTGATGAAGTAAGCTTGTTAGGGCAACCTTACGTTAAAAATCCAGATATTAAGGTAGGGCAACTTTTAAAAGAAAAAAATACAGAAGTCCTCTCTTTTATTCGCTATGAAGTTGGTGAAGGTATAGAGAAAAAAGAAGATAATTTTGTTGAAGAAGTGATGGCTCAGGTTCGCACATGATGAATGAAAGTCACTCTGAATTAAAGTATAAACGTATTTTACTTAAGTACAGTGGCGAAGCCCTTATGGGCAAGTCACAATTCGGTATCGATCCCTCTGTCTTAGATACATTGGCTAGGGATGTTTCAGAATTAATTAAAATGGGCGTAGAAGTAGGCCTGGTGTTAGGTGGTGGTAACTTATTTCGTGGTAAAGCACTCTTCCAAGCAGGTGTTGGTCGTGTTACTGGTGACCATATGGGGATGTTGGCTACTGTAATGAATGCATTGGCAATGAGAGACGCTTTAGAGCGTATTGATATGCCTGCACGAATTATGTC from Legionella sainthelensi carries:
- the rpsB gene encoding 30S ribosomal protein S2 gives rise to the protein MMNISMRELLEAGAHFGHRTRFWNPEMGEYIFGSRNKIHIINLEKTMVMLNDVVNYVGRLASNKAKILFVGTKRAAQESIREHAKRCGMPYVDHRWLGGMLTNYKTVRQSIFRLKELKEMKEKGLFNDMIKKEALMLTRELEKLERGLGGIENMGGLPDALFVVDVGFEHIAVEEAHRLRIPVIGIVDTNNSPKNIDYIIPGNDDSMRAVDIYVRCVADAILDAKGSNTVGVGSSNAEFVEVVEQASDAKKAGE
- the tsf gene encoding translation elongation factor Ts produces the protein MSISASLVMELRARTGAGMMECKKFLIATNGDIEAAITEMRKAGQAKADKKADRVAAEGVVIIARSADGRTAVMLEINSETDFVARDENFTNFANTVAEVALNSSVSTVEELSVLPFTSSTSVEQARQELVAKIGENIKLRRLERMSCDNGVIGCYLHGSRIGVMAALKSNNEELAKDIAMHIAASKPIVVSREQVSAEAIENEREIFTAQAKESGKPQDIIDKMIEGRINKFIDEVSLLGQPYVKNPDIKVGQLLKEKNTEVLSFIRYEVGEGIEKKEDNFVEEVMAQVRT